The following coding sequences lie in one Crassostrea angulata isolate pt1a10 chromosome 10, ASM2561291v2, whole genome shotgun sequence genomic window:
- the LOC128165809 gene encoding uncharacterized protein LOC128165809 isoform X4 has protein sequence MDGTFGHRRLLCGLLALPGVSALDVGVDGIIGSTIAAGFMLVAIVIVSAMLCYKYSAPREPPKPRYRKPLPKPKYDMNGNAPNGIPMQTMVPNGIMGTPHGTQRSTRSKHIGSHRGAPGPLRFSVAPPGLYRSMMAPYFMQPPYQQIIYIDESDDDENSVRSTMREHKNRYRRSYFSTSKDPSSKIEIKGGREQTHDSCISRTSSSSTASSVAWSVREVESTEEQIKFSDEEAGKNSPKRNRRSKSPEKHSSPRPRSQSPENAVPLRKSTKLDTSTRMSNTSNDVRQIDDIFSGVHAEPTAGDIIYREVDNSPKQTTPRKSFREEERKEVEEPSTSEYAMVIKPSQRIRESTRSSEGDESAMYASVIKPTTSVGYNGGRDNPLRQSMSNQLEDIIQSRHDGKPTEFDRSYNEEEDDETEVKEIPQYPRKTYSLSQSERRDISSQKDRLGFSPLSKTTRDYRGEQDDFAFDRDYPREDRPVTPPVDIPSEPVSPRESFNRPDRSSVYPKRPETPPFDAVETPRVSTTERPPTPPFDAETDRSTKEKKSPLFPPTESRGPPDMKTAFSNQVLRELQQRHRGASIDADDDDDDGSNSRAVNFSAAPPEIIPRSEPNSPRTSMNIPQTGAPPPPPPPPPPPPPPPPMH, from the exons ATGGATGGAACATTTGGCCACCGTCGGCTTCTCTGTGGCCTCTTGGCCCTGCCAG GTGTGTCTGCTCTGGATGTTGGCGTGGACGGCATCATTGGGTCAACCATTGCAGCAGGCTTTATGCTGGTGGCTATTGTTATTGTGTCCGCCATGCTGTGTTACAA ATACTCGGCACCGAGAGAACCTCCAAAACCGCGGTACCGGAAACCATTGCCTAAACCAAAATATGATATGAACGGAAATGCGCCGAATGGCATTCCAATGCAGACAATGGTACCGAATGGAATTATGGGAACTCCTCATGGAACACAAAGGAGCACCCGCAGCAAACATATTGGTAGCCACCGAGGAGCTCCGGGTCCTCTGAGGTTTTCCGTGGCTCCTCCAGGTCTTTATAGGTCCATGATGGCGCCTTATTTTATGCAGCCTCCATATCAGCAAATAATTTACATCGACGAATCAGACGATGACGAGAATTCGGTGCGCTCCACCATGCGAGAACACAAAAATAGATACAGGAGGTCCTATTTCTCTACCAGTAAAGACCCATCGTCCAAAATAGAGATAAA AGGAGGAAGAGAGCAAACGCACGATAGTTGTATATCTAGGACATCAAGTTCTAGCACCGCAAGCTCTGTGGCTTGGTCTGTTCG GGAAGTAGAAAGTACAGAAGAGCAG ATAAAATTTTCTGACGAAGAAGCTGGAAAAAATTCACCGAAGAGAAACCGGAGATCGAAATCTCCAGAAAAGCACAGTTCACCGAGACCAAGATCGCAATCTCCGGAGAACGCAGTACCTCTGAGGAAATCTACAAAACTTGACACGTCTACAAGGATGTCCAACACATCCAATGACGTCAGACAGATCGACGACATCTTCAGTGGTGTGCACGCGGAACCAACTGCAGGAGACATCATTTATAGAGAAGTTGATAATTCGCCCAAGCAGACGACACCGAGAAAATCCTTTCGGGAGGAAGAGAGAAAGGAAGTAGAGGAACCATCCACTAGTGAATACGCTATGGTTATTAAACCAAGTCAAAGAATACGTGAAAGCACTAGGTCATCAGAAGGCGATGAAAGTGCGATGTATGCTTCCGTCATCAAACCGACGACGTCCGTGGGTTACAATGGAGGCAGAGATAATCCTCTTCGACAGTCCATGTCTAATCAATTAGAGGACATCATTCAAAGCAGACATGACGGTAAACCAACAGAATTTGACAGGAGTTATAATGAGGAAGAAGATGACGAAACAGAAGTTAAAGAAATTCCACAATATCCTAGAAAAACTTACAGTCTTTCCCAATCAGAGAGGCGTGACATCTCTTCACAAAAGGACAGATTGGGCTTTTCACCTTTGTCGAAGACCACCAGGGATTACAGGGGCGAACAAGACGATTTCGCATTTGATCGTGATTATCCAAGAGAAGATCGACCAGTAACGCCACCAGTAGATATTCCAAGTGAACCAGTGTCTCCAAGGGAATCCTTCAACAGGCCTGACAGGTCCTCGGTGTACCCAAAGCGTCCGGAGACGCCTCCATTTGACGCAGTCGAGACGCCTCGTGTATCAACAACGGAGCGACCTCCGACACCTCCATTTGACGCCGAAACAGACAGATCGACTAAGGAGAAAAAATCCCCTTTGTTTCCTCCGACAGAATCGAGAGGCCCACCAGATATGAAAACAGCATTTTCAAATCAGGTTCTACGCGAGTTGCAGCAGAGACATAGAGGAGCTTCGATAGATGCAGACGATGATGACGACGATGGGAGTAACTCGCGAGCCGTAAACTTCTCAGCAGCGCCACCGGAAATCATTCCGCGGTCAGAACCAAATAGTCCACGTACGTCTATGAATATTCCGCAAACCGGAGCACCTCCTCCCCCGCCaccaccacccccacccccgcctccccctcccccaatgCACTAG
- the LOC128165809 gene encoding serine/arginine repetitive matrix protein 1-like isoform X3, which translates to MDGTFGHRRLLCGLLALPGVSALDVGVDGIIGSTIAAGFMLVAIVIVSAMLCYKYSAPREPPKPRYRKPLPKPKYDMNGNAPNGIPMQTMVPNGIMGTPHGTQRSTRSKHIGSHRGAPGPLRFSVAPPGLYRSMMAPYFMQPPYQQIIYIDESDDDENSVRSTMREHKNRYRRSYFSTSKDPSSKIEIKDHSRKDKYKPRISNGEIKRDPEHRSRSSSNASYPRPQWEVESTEEQIKFSDEEAGKNSPKRNRRSKSPEKHSSPRPRSQSPENAVPLRKSTKLDTSTRMSNTSNDVRQIDDIFSGVHAEPTAGDIIYREVDNSPKQTTPRKSFREEERKEVEEPSTSEYAMVIKPSQRIRESTRSSEGDESAMYASVIKPTTSVGYNGGRDNPLRQSMSNQLEDIIQSRHDGKPTEFDRSYNEEEDDETEVKEIPQYPRKTYSLSQSERRDISSQKDRLGFSPLSKTTRDYRGEQDDFAFDRDYPREDRPVTPPVDIPSEPVSPRESFNRPDRSSVYPKRPETPPFDAVETPRVSTTERPPTPPFDAETDRSTKEKKSPLFPPTESRGPPDMKTAFSNQVLRELQQRHRGASIDADDDDDDGSNSRAVNFSAAPPEIIPRSEPNSPRTSMNIPQTGAPPPPPPPPPPPPPPPPMH; encoded by the exons ATGGATGGAACATTTGGCCACCGTCGGCTTCTCTGTGGCCTCTTGGCCCTGCCAG GTGTGTCTGCTCTGGATGTTGGCGTGGACGGCATCATTGGGTCAACCATTGCAGCAGGCTTTATGCTGGTGGCTATTGTTATTGTGTCCGCCATGCTGTGTTACAA ATACTCGGCACCGAGAGAACCTCCAAAACCGCGGTACCGGAAACCATTGCCTAAACCAAAATATGATATGAACGGAAATGCGCCGAATGGCATTCCAATGCAGACAATGGTACCGAATGGAATTATGGGAACTCCTCATGGAACACAAAGGAGCACCCGCAGCAAACATATTGGTAGCCACCGAGGAGCTCCGGGTCCTCTGAGGTTTTCCGTGGCTCCTCCAGGTCTTTATAGGTCCATGATGGCGCCTTATTTTATGCAGCCTCCATATCAGCAAATAATTTACATCGACGAATCAGACGATGACGAGAATTCGGTGCGCTCCACCATGCGAGAACACAAAAATAGATACAGGAGGTCCTATTTCTCTACCAGTAAAGACCCATCGTCCAAAATAGAGATAAA AGATCATTCTAGGAAAGACAAATACAAACCTAGGATTTCAAACGGAGAAATCAAGAGAGACCCCGAACATCGCTCGAGGTCTAGCTCAAACGCTAGTTACCCCAGACCCCAGTG GGAAGTAGAAAGTACAGAAGAGCAG ATAAAATTTTCTGACGAAGAAGCTGGAAAAAATTCACCGAAGAGAAACCGGAGATCGAAATCTCCAGAAAAGCACAGTTCACCGAGACCAAGATCGCAATCTCCGGAGAACGCAGTACCTCTGAGGAAATCTACAAAACTTGACACGTCTACAAGGATGTCCAACACATCCAATGACGTCAGACAGATCGACGACATCTTCAGTGGTGTGCACGCGGAACCAACTGCAGGAGACATCATTTATAGAGAAGTTGATAATTCGCCCAAGCAGACGACACCGAGAAAATCCTTTCGGGAGGAAGAGAGAAAGGAAGTAGAGGAACCATCCACTAGTGAATACGCTATGGTTATTAAACCAAGTCAAAGAATACGTGAAAGCACTAGGTCATCAGAAGGCGATGAAAGTGCGATGTATGCTTCCGTCATCAAACCGACGACGTCCGTGGGTTACAATGGAGGCAGAGATAATCCTCTTCGACAGTCCATGTCTAATCAATTAGAGGACATCATTCAAAGCAGACATGACGGTAAACCAACAGAATTTGACAGGAGTTATAATGAGGAAGAAGATGACGAAACAGAAGTTAAAGAAATTCCACAATATCCTAGAAAAACTTACAGTCTTTCCCAATCAGAGAGGCGTGACATCTCTTCACAAAAGGACAGATTGGGCTTTTCACCTTTGTCGAAGACCACCAGGGATTACAGGGGCGAACAAGACGATTTCGCATTTGATCGTGATTATCCAAGAGAAGATCGACCAGTAACGCCACCAGTAGATATTCCAAGTGAACCAGTGTCTCCAAGGGAATCCTTCAACAGGCCTGACAGGTCCTCGGTGTACCCAAAGCGTCCGGAGACGCCTCCATTTGACGCAGTCGAGACGCCTCGTGTATCAACAACGGAGCGACCTCCGACACCTCCATTTGACGCCGAAACAGACAGATCGACTAAGGAGAAAAAATCCCCTTTGTTTCCTCCGACAGAATCGAGAGGCCCACCAGATATGAAAACAGCATTTTCAAATCAGGTTCTACGCGAGTTGCAGCAGAGACATAGAGGAGCTTCGATAGATGCAGACGATGATGACGACGATGGGAGTAACTCGCGAGCCGTAAACTTCTCAGCAGCGCCACCGGAAATCATTCCGCGGTCAGAACCAAATAGTCCACGTACGTCTATGAATATTCCGCAAACCGGAGCACCTCCTCCCCCGCCaccaccacccccacccccgcctccccctcccccaatgCACTAG
- the LOC128165809 gene encoding uncharacterized protein LOC128165809 isoform X1, with protein sequence MDGTFGHRRLLCGLLALPGVSALDVGVDGIIGSTIAAGFMLVAIVIVSAMLCYKYSAPREPPKPRYRKPLPKPKYDMNGNAPNGIPMQTMVPNGIMGTPHGTQRSTRSKHIGSHRGAPGPLRFSVAPPGLYRSMMAPYFMQPPYQQIIYIDESDDDENSVRSTMREHKNRYRRSYFSTSKDPSSKIEIKGGREQTHDSCISRTSSSSTASSVAWSVRDHSRKDKYKPRISNGEIKRDPEHRSRSSSNASYPRPQWEVESTEEQIKFSDEEAGKNSPKRNRRSKSPEKHSSPRPRSQSPENAVPLRKSTKLDTSTRMSNTSNDVRQIDDIFSGVHAEPTAGDIIYREVDNSPKQTTPRKSFREEERKEVEEPSTSEYAMVIKPSQRIRESTRSSEGDESAMYASVIKPTTSVGYNGGRDNPLRQSMSNQLEDIIQSRHDGKPTEFDRSYNEEEDDETEVKEIPQYPRKTYSLSQSERRDISSQKDRLGFSPLSKTTRDYRGEQDDFAFDRDYPREDRPVTPPVDIPSEPVSPRESFNRPDRSSVYPKRPETPPFDAVETPRVSTTERPPTPPFDAETDRSTKEKKSPLFPPTESRGPPDMKTAFSNQVLRELQQRHRGASIDADDDDDDGSNSRAVNFSAAPPEIIPRSEPNSPRTSMNIPQTGAPPPPPPPPPPPPPPPPMH encoded by the exons ATGGATGGAACATTTGGCCACCGTCGGCTTCTCTGTGGCCTCTTGGCCCTGCCAG GTGTGTCTGCTCTGGATGTTGGCGTGGACGGCATCATTGGGTCAACCATTGCAGCAGGCTTTATGCTGGTGGCTATTGTTATTGTGTCCGCCATGCTGTGTTACAA ATACTCGGCACCGAGAGAACCTCCAAAACCGCGGTACCGGAAACCATTGCCTAAACCAAAATATGATATGAACGGAAATGCGCCGAATGGCATTCCAATGCAGACAATGGTACCGAATGGAATTATGGGAACTCCTCATGGAACACAAAGGAGCACCCGCAGCAAACATATTGGTAGCCACCGAGGAGCTCCGGGTCCTCTGAGGTTTTCCGTGGCTCCTCCAGGTCTTTATAGGTCCATGATGGCGCCTTATTTTATGCAGCCTCCATATCAGCAAATAATTTACATCGACGAATCAGACGATGACGAGAATTCGGTGCGCTCCACCATGCGAGAACACAAAAATAGATACAGGAGGTCCTATTTCTCTACCAGTAAAGACCCATCGTCCAAAATAGAGATAAA AGGAGGAAGAGAGCAAACGCACGATAGTTGTATATCTAGGACATCAAGTTCTAGCACCGCAAGCTCTGTGGCTTGGTCTGTTCG AGATCATTCTAGGAAAGACAAATACAAACCTAGGATTTCAAACGGAGAAATCAAGAGAGACCCCGAACATCGCTCGAGGTCTAGCTCAAACGCTAGTTACCCCAGACCCCAGTG GGAAGTAGAAAGTACAGAAGAGCAG ATAAAATTTTCTGACGAAGAAGCTGGAAAAAATTCACCGAAGAGAAACCGGAGATCGAAATCTCCAGAAAAGCACAGTTCACCGAGACCAAGATCGCAATCTCCGGAGAACGCAGTACCTCTGAGGAAATCTACAAAACTTGACACGTCTACAAGGATGTCCAACACATCCAATGACGTCAGACAGATCGACGACATCTTCAGTGGTGTGCACGCGGAACCAACTGCAGGAGACATCATTTATAGAGAAGTTGATAATTCGCCCAAGCAGACGACACCGAGAAAATCCTTTCGGGAGGAAGAGAGAAAGGAAGTAGAGGAACCATCCACTAGTGAATACGCTATGGTTATTAAACCAAGTCAAAGAATACGTGAAAGCACTAGGTCATCAGAAGGCGATGAAAGTGCGATGTATGCTTCCGTCATCAAACCGACGACGTCCGTGGGTTACAATGGAGGCAGAGATAATCCTCTTCGACAGTCCATGTCTAATCAATTAGAGGACATCATTCAAAGCAGACATGACGGTAAACCAACAGAATTTGACAGGAGTTATAATGAGGAAGAAGATGACGAAACAGAAGTTAAAGAAATTCCACAATATCCTAGAAAAACTTACAGTCTTTCCCAATCAGAGAGGCGTGACATCTCTTCACAAAAGGACAGATTGGGCTTTTCACCTTTGTCGAAGACCACCAGGGATTACAGGGGCGAACAAGACGATTTCGCATTTGATCGTGATTATCCAAGAGAAGATCGACCAGTAACGCCACCAGTAGATATTCCAAGTGAACCAGTGTCTCCAAGGGAATCCTTCAACAGGCCTGACAGGTCCTCGGTGTACCCAAAGCGTCCGGAGACGCCTCCATTTGACGCAGTCGAGACGCCTCGTGTATCAACAACGGAGCGACCTCCGACACCTCCATTTGACGCCGAAACAGACAGATCGACTAAGGAGAAAAAATCCCCTTTGTTTCCTCCGACAGAATCGAGAGGCCCACCAGATATGAAAACAGCATTTTCAAATCAGGTTCTACGCGAGTTGCAGCAGAGACATAGAGGAGCTTCGATAGATGCAGACGATGATGACGACGATGGGAGTAACTCGCGAGCCGTAAACTTCTCAGCAGCGCCACCGGAAATCATTCCGCGGTCAGAACCAAATAGTCCACGTACGTCTATGAATATTCCGCAAACCGGAGCACCTCCTCCCCCGCCaccaccacccccacccccgcctccccctcccccaatgCACTAG
- the LOC128165809 gene encoding serine/arginine repetitive matrix protein 1-like isoform X2, translating to MDGTFGHRRLLCGLLALPGVSALDVGVDGIIGSTIAAGFMLVAIVIVSAMLCYKYSAPREPPKPRYRKPLPKPKYDMNGNAPNGIPMQTMVPNGIMGTPHGTQRSTRSKHIGSHRGAPGPLRFSVAPPGLYRSMMAPYFMQPPYQQIIYIDESDDDENSVRSTMREHKNRYRRSYFSTSKDPSSKIEIKKRSRRPHPKLRDFVRSNPPGDHSRKDKYKPRISNGEIKRDPEHRSRSSSNASYPRPQWEVESTEEQIKFSDEEAGKNSPKRNRRSKSPEKHSSPRPRSQSPENAVPLRKSTKLDTSTRMSNTSNDVRQIDDIFSGVHAEPTAGDIIYREVDNSPKQTTPRKSFREEERKEVEEPSTSEYAMVIKPSQRIRESTRSSEGDESAMYASVIKPTTSVGYNGGRDNPLRQSMSNQLEDIIQSRHDGKPTEFDRSYNEEEDDETEVKEIPQYPRKTYSLSQSERRDISSQKDRLGFSPLSKTTRDYRGEQDDFAFDRDYPREDRPVTPPVDIPSEPVSPRESFNRPDRSSVYPKRPETPPFDAVETPRVSTTERPPTPPFDAETDRSTKEKKSPLFPPTESRGPPDMKTAFSNQVLRELQQRHRGASIDADDDDDDGSNSRAVNFSAAPPEIIPRSEPNSPRTSMNIPQTGAPPPPPPPPPPPPPPPPMH from the exons ATGGATGGAACATTTGGCCACCGTCGGCTTCTCTGTGGCCTCTTGGCCCTGCCAG GTGTGTCTGCTCTGGATGTTGGCGTGGACGGCATCATTGGGTCAACCATTGCAGCAGGCTTTATGCTGGTGGCTATTGTTATTGTGTCCGCCATGCTGTGTTACAA ATACTCGGCACCGAGAGAACCTCCAAAACCGCGGTACCGGAAACCATTGCCTAAACCAAAATATGATATGAACGGAAATGCGCCGAATGGCATTCCAATGCAGACAATGGTACCGAATGGAATTATGGGAACTCCTCATGGAACACAAAGGAGCACCCGCAGCAAACATATTGGTAGCCACCGAGGAGCTCCGGGTCCTCTGAGGTTTTCCGTGGCTCCTCCAGGTCTTTATAGGTCCATGATGGCGCCTTATTTTATGCAGCCTCCATATCAGCAAATAATTTACATCGACGAATCAGACGATGACGAGAATTCGGTGCGCTCCACCATGCGAGAACACAAAAATAGATACAGGAGGTCCTATTTCTCTACCAGTAAAGACCCATCGTCCAAAATAGAGATAAA AAAACGGTCGAGAAGACCACATCCAAAACTTCGCGATTTCGTTCGATCAAACCCGCCAGG AGATCATTCTAGGAAAGACAAATACAAACCTAGGATTTCAAACGGAGAAATCAAGAGAGACCCCGAACATCGCTCGAGGTCTAGCTCAAACGCTAGTTACCCCAGACCCCAGTG GGAAGTAGAAAGTACAGAAGAGCAG ATAAAATTTTCTGACGAAGAAGCTGGAAAAAATTCACCGAAGAGAAACCGGAGATCGAAATCTCCAGAAAAGCACAGTTCACCGAGACCAAGATCGCAATCTCCGGAGAACGCAGTACCTCTGAGGAAATCTACAAAACTTGACACGTCTACAAGGATGTCCAACACATCCAATGACGTCAGACAGATCGACGACATCTTCAGTGGTGTGCACGCGGAACCAACTGCAGGAGACATCATTTATAGAGAAGTTGATAATTCGCCCAAGCAGACGACACCGAGAAAATCCTTTCGGGAGGAAGAGAGAAAGGAAGTAGAGGAACCATCCACTAGTGAATACGCTATGGTTATTAAACCAAGTCAAAGAATACGTGAAAGCACTAGGTCATCAGAAGGCGATGAAAGTGCGATGTATGCTTCCGTCATCAAACCGACGACGTCCGTGGGTTACAATGGAGGCAGAGATAATCCTCTTCGACAGTCCATGTCTAATCAATTAGAGGACATCATTCAAAGCAGACATGACGGTAAACCAACAGAATTTGACAGGAGTTATAATGAGGAAGAAGATGACGAAACAGAAGTTAAAGAAATTCCACAATATCCTAGAAAAACTTACAGTCTTTCCCAATCAGAGAGGCGTGACATCTCTTCACAAAAGGACAGATTGGGCTTTTCACCTTTGTCGAAGACCACCAGGGATTACAGGGGCGAACAAGACGATTTCGCATTTGATCGTGATTATCCAAGAGAAGATCGACCAGTAACGCCACCAGTAGATATTCCAAGTGAACCAGTGTCTCCAAGGGAATCCTTCAACAGGCCTGACAGGTCCTCGGTGTACCCAAAGCGTCCGGAGACGCCTCCATTTGACGCAGTCGAGACGCCTCGTGTATCAACAACGGAGCGACCTCCGACACCTCCATTTGACGCCGAAACAGACAGATCGACTAAGGAGAAAAAATCCCCTTTGTTTCCTCCGACAGAATCGAGAGGCCCACCAGATATGAAAACAGCATTTTCAAATCAGGTTCTACGCGAGTTGCAGCAGAGACATAGAGGAGCTTCGATAGATGCAGACGATGATGACGACGATGGGAGTAACTCGCGAGCCGTAAACTTCTCAGCAGCGCCACCGGAAATCATTCCGCGGTCAGAACCAAATAGTCCACGTACGTCTATGAATATTCCGCAAACCGGAGCACCTCCTCCCCCGCCaccaccacccccacccccgcctccccctcccccaatgCACTAG
- the LOC128165809 gene encoding uncharacterized protein LOC128165809 isoform X5, whose protein sequence is MDGTFGHRRLLCGLLALPGVSALDVGVDGIIGSTIAAGFMLVAIVIVSAMLCYKYSAPREPPKPRYRKPLPKPKYDMNGNAPNGIPMQTMVPNGIMGTPHGTQRSTRSKHIGSHRGAPGPLRFSVAPPGLYRSMMAPYFMQPPYQQIIYIDESDDDENSVRSTMREHKNRYRRSYFSTSKDPSSKIEIKEVESTEEQIKFSDEEAGKNSPKRNRRSKSPEKHSSPRPRSQSPENAVPLRKSTKLDTSTRMSNTSNDVRQIDDIFSGVHAEPTAGDIIYREVDNSPKQTTPRKSFREEERKEVEEPSTSEYAMVIKPSQRIRESTRSSEGDESAMYASVIKPTTSVGYNGGRDNPLRQSMSNQLEDIIQSRHDGKPTEFDRSYNEEEDDETEVKEIPQYPRKTYSLSQSERRDISSQKDRLGFSPLSKTTRDYRGEQDDFAFDRDYPREDRPVTPPVDIPSEPVSPRESFNRPDRSSVYPKRPETPPFDAVETPRVSTTERPPTPPFDAETDRSTKEKKSPLFPPTESRGPPDMKTAFSNQVLRELQQRHRGASIDADDDDDDGSNSRAVNFSAAPPEIIPRSEPNSPRTSMNIPQTGAPPPPPPPPPPPPPPPPMH, encoded by the exons ATGGATGGAACATTTGGCCACCGTCGGCTTCTCTGTGGCCTCTTGGCCCTGCCAG GTGTGTCTGCTCTGGATGTTGGCGTGGACGGCATCATTGGGTCAACCATTGCAGCAGGCTTTATGCTGGTGGCTATTGTTATTGTGTCCGCCATGCTGTGTTACAA ATACTCGGCACCGAGAGAACCTCCAAAACCGCGGTACCGGAAACCATTGCCTAAACCAAAATATGATATGAACGGAAATGCGCCGAATGGCATTCCAATGCAGACAATGGTACCGAATGGAATTATGGGAACTCCTCATGGAACACAAAGGAGCACCCGCAGCAAACATATTGGTAGCCACCGAGGAGCTCCGGGTCCTCTGAGGTTTTCCGTGGCTCCTCCAGGTCTTTATAGGTCCATGATGGCGCCTTATTTTATGCAGCCTCCATATCAGCAAATAATTTACATCGACGAATCAGACGATGACGAGAATTCGGTGCGCTCCACCATGCGAGAACACAAAAATAGATACAGGAGGTCCTATTTCTCTACCAGTAAAGACCCATCGTCCAAAATAGAGATAAA GGAAGTAGAAAGTACAGAAGAGCAG ATAAAATTTTCTGACGAAGAAGCTGGAAAAAATTCACCGAAGAGAAACCGGAGATCGAAATCTCCAGAAAAGCACAGTTCACCGAGACCAAGATCGCAATCTCCGGAGAACGCAGTACCTCTGAGGAAATCTACAAAACTTGACACGTCTACAAGGATGTCCAACACATCCAATGACGTCAGACAGATCGACGACATCTTCAGTGGTGTGCACGCGGAACCAACTGCAGGAGACATCATTTATAGAGAAGTTGATAATTCGCCCAAGCAGACGACACCGAGAAAATCCTTTCGGGAGGAAGAGAGAAAGGAAGTAGAGGAACCATCCACTAGTGAATACGCTATGGTTATTAAACCAAGTCAAAGAATACGTGAAAGCACTAGGTCATCAGAAGGCGATGAAAGTGCGATGTATGCTTCCGTCATCAAACCGACGACGTCCGTGGGTTACAATGGAGGCAGAGATAATCCTCTTCGACAGTCCATGTCTAATCAATTAGAGGACATCATTCAAAGCAGACATGACGGTAAACCAACAGAATTTGACAGGAGTTATAATGAGGAAGAAGATGACGAAACAGAAGTTAAAGAAATTCCACAATATCCTAGAAAAACTTACAGTCTTTCCCAATCAGAGAGGCGTGACATCTCTTCACAAAAGGACAGATTGGGCTTTTCACCTTTGTCGAAGACCACCAGGGATTACAGGGGCGAACAAGACGATTTCGCATTTGATCGTGATTATCCAAGAGAAGATCGACCAGTAACGCCACCAGTAGATATTCCAAGTGAACCAGTGTCTCCAAGGGAATCCTTCAACAGGCCTGACAGGTCCTCGGTGTACCCAAAGCGTCCGGAGACGCCTCCATTTGACGCAGTCGAGACGCCTCGTGTATCAACAACGGAGCGACCTCCGACACCTCCATTTGACGCCGAAACAGACAGATCGACTAAGGAGAAAAAATCCCCTTTGTTTCCTCCGACAGAATCGAGAGGCCCACCAGATATGAAAACAGCATTTTCAAATCAGGTTCTACGCGAGTTGCAGCAGAGACATAGAGGAGCTTCGATAGATGCAGACGATGATGACGACGATGGGAGTAACTCGCGAGCCGTAAACTTCTCAGCAGCGCCACCGGAAATCATTCCGCGGTCAGAACCAAATAGTCCACGTACGTCTATGAATATTCCGCAAACCGGAGCACCTCCTCCCCCGCCaccaccacccccacccccgcctccccctcccccaatgCACTAG